Proteins encoded in a region of the Clostridium butyricum genome:
- a CDS encoding chemotaxis protein: protein MNNNILLESGTGELEVIEFMANNCRYAINVVKVKEIIEMPKETLTTLPDPKPEVAGLILCRDEILTLIDLKYILCKRNAGNLGSKVIICEFNKVKVAFNIDDIVGVHRIKWGDIRKPDDLSENSLSVGNILLNDKVIIMLDFEKIVTDIAPGAGISEDRLVKVDYRDRSDIKLVLADDSALIRRLLKETLSKAGFKSMTVFNDGKQAFDYIVGLKDRRGEEFLEDVDILITDIEMPQLDGLTLTRKIKEDETLKKLPVVIFSSLITEELKHKGESVKANAQLSKPEIEELVDVIDKLIENNKIS, encoded by the coding sequence TATATTATTAGAATCAGGAACAGGTGAATTAGAAGTAATTGAATTTATGGCAAATAATTGTCGTTACGCTATAAACGTTGTTAAGGTTAAGGAAATAATAGAAATGCCTAAAGAAACACTAACAACATTACCAGATCCAAAGCCAGAAGTGGCAGGGCTTATATTATGTAGAGATGAAATTCTTACATTAATAGATTTAAAATATATTCTTTGTAAGAGAAATGCAGGAAATCTTGGGTCAAAGGTTATAATCTGTGAGTTTAATAAGGTTAAGGTAGCATTTAATATTGATGATATAGTTGGAGTACATCGTATAAAATGGGGAGACATAAGAAAACCTGATGATTTATCTGAAAATTCATTATCTGTAGGTAACATATTATTAAATGATAAGGTAATCATAATGCTTGATTTTGAAAAGATAGTAACAGACATTGCTCCAGGAGCTGGAATAAGTGAAGATAGACTTGTTAAAGTTGATTATAGGGACAGGTCTGATATTAAGCTTGTACTTGCTGATGATTCAGCATTGATAAGAAGACTTCTTAAAGAAACCCTTTCTAAAGCAGGATTCAAGAGCATGACAGTTTTTAATGATGGAAAGCAGGCTTTTGATTATATCGTAGGACTTAAGGACAGAAGAGGAGAAGAATTTTTAGAGGATGTAGATATTCTTATTACAGATATTGAAATGCCACAGCTTGATGGTTTAACATTAACAAGAAAAATAAAAGAGGATGAAACCCTTAAAAAACTACCTGTTGTTATATTCTCATCCTTAATAACTGAAGAATTAAAACATAAGGGGGAGTCGGTTAAAGCTAATGCACAACTTAGTAAACCTGAGATTGAAGAACTTGTTGATGTTATAGATAAATTAATAGAAAATAATAAAATTTCTTAG
- a CDS encoding MarR family winged helix-turn-helix transcriptional regulator, which yields MNSDLKFSMLFGTIRNVFKKISDKGLKEMNLTSSQMNILFYISTNDDIEINQKDIEKNLYLKNSTVTDILNRLENNGFLYRTASEKDGRYKKIVLTDKGKDIYEKMVEKALIFETYFTKGMTKGESEILFELLQKVLKNVSQE from the coding sequence ATGAACTCTGATTTAAAATTTTCCATGCTCTTTGGTACTATTCGTAATGTATTTAAAAAAATCAGTGATAAGGGTTTAAAAGAAATGAATCTTACTTCATCACAAATGAACATCTTGTTTTATATATCTACTAATGACGACATTGAAATTAATCAAAAAGATATAGAAAAAAATCTTTATTTAAAAAATTCTACTGTTACAGATATACTTAACAGATTGGAAAACAATGGTTTTCTATATCGTACCGCCAGTGAAAAAGATGGACGATATAAAAAAATTGTTTTAACTGATAAAGGAAAAGATATTTATGAAAAGATGGTTGAAAAAGCCTTAATATTTGAAACATATTTTACAAAAGGAATGACTAAAGGTGAATCTGAAATACTTTTTGAACTCTTGCAAAAGGTATTGAAAAATGTATCTCAAGAATAG
- a CDS encoding HlyD family secretion protein has translation MKFKKVSLLLLAVITANSFMACSLPFAHVTGDQIVAGNSNNLVIQANIKMDESNVNSLTGGQISEILVSEGDTVTKGQALVALDCDSLLAQKAQAEAGVEQAKAGKSQAEAGKAQAEAALQKAKNGASQEELNQLKSAIDIANSNVESAQSAYDVAKTNYDRTKTLYDSGAASQAELEGKEVSLQSAQTALDNAKSNVDINQEKYNKAIKGATAEEIAQAQAAVAQAQAGIDQAQAGVEQAEASVKQLEITLEKCSLISPVDGVVTTLNVKDGDLVSSGMPAVVVTAINNPSITCNIKETDLDKVDLDQEVTIKLPAYEGKTFKGKVTNINKNADFATKKATNDNGDFDILSYGVKVEFDDLEELKNMGINLRANMTTFVDFGK, from the coding sequence ATGAAGTTTAAGAAAGTATCATTACTGCTTTTAGCAGTTATAACAGCAAATAGTTTTATGGCATGTAGTTTACCTTTTGCTCATGTAACAGGTGATCAAATAGTAGCTGGTAATTCGAATAATTTAGTAATTCAGGCTAACATAAAAATGGATGAAAGCAATGTTAATTCTTTAACAGGAGGACAGATTTCAGAAATTTTAGTAAGTGAAGGTGATACTGTAACAAAGGGACAAGCATTAGTTGCATTAGACTGCGATTCATTATTGGCTCAAAAAGCTCAGGCAGAAGCAGGAGTAGAACAAGCAAAGGCCGGAAAGAGCCAAGCAGAAGCTGGAAAGGCACAAGCTGAAGCAGCACTACAAAAAGCAAAAAATGGTGCAAGTCAAGAAGAATTAAATCAGTTAAAATCAGCAATTGACATTGCTAATTCTAATGTAGAAAGTGCACAGTCTGCTTATGATGTTGCAAAAACAAATTATGATAGAACAAAAACCTTATATGATTCTGGAGCTGCAAGTCAGGCAGAACTTGAAGGAAAAGAAGTAAGTCTTCAAAGTGCTCAGACAGCTTTAGATAACGCAAAATCAAATGTGGATATTAATCAAGAAAAATACAATAAAGCAATAAAAGGTGCAACAGCAGAAGAAATTGCACAGGCACAAGCAGCTGTTGCACAGGCACAAGCAGGTATTGATCAAGCGCAAGCTGGAGTTGAACAAGCAGAAGCGTCAGTAAAGCAACTTGAAATCACTTTAGAAAAATGCTCTTTAATATCCCCAGTTGATGGAGTTGTGACAACATTAAATGTAAAAGATGGAGATTTAGTATCATCAGGAATGCCAGCAGTAGTAGTTACTGCTATAAATAATCCATCAATAACTTGCAATATAAAAGAAACTGATCTTGATAAAGTAGACTTAGACCAAGAAGTGACAATAAAGCTTCCTGCATATGAAGGAAAAACATTTAAGGGAAAAGTAACTAATATTAATAAAAATGCTGATTTTGCTACAAAAAAAGCAACTAATGACAATGGAGATTTTGATATTTTATCATATGGAGTAAAAGTTGAATTTGATGATTTAGAAGAACTTAAAAATATGGGAATAAATCTTCGTGCTAACATGACAACATTTGTTGATTTTGGAAAGTAG
- a CDS encoding ABC transporter permease: MKSKIIYGIDKIVDIKDSVNKKTENLKEEIRKTSIYNNKLGQFFRKLYNFIYEHLLKHKYMIIPIVILLVLPPGLSILLGLEFCKNPVDNVPTIIVNHDNSSTIQSLIQMIEDNDVFDVVIHSNDDDDIEKYIDNGTAMAGLIIPEDFSDNLLNGKEATILSFVDGSVTSPSSAAKGAISETLGTLKSGYLMKLAEGKFGMTPQNAQNLISPMGYNYRFLGNPTKNMSIFMMEGIVLNCMQIAVAIASSFISEKKNYIKLIGKGTIIGLLGALSSLICMYTQIKYFNIPYRGTVLGGVLLTLLCNLGWAFFGIIINYSKKGNKVEAASSCGIVSMTMLFSGYTFPVLAMPQFFSKIANFMPNTHFITPLRDISLLGFTYSDVLPHVSWLLKFVLLMFVLVTLQFILSKMPKREKKLKDKDKKKIIEDIHEIDSNNGQLIKVNNKGGVQ; encoded by the coding sequence ATGAAATCAAAAATAATATACGGAATTGATAAAATAGTTGATATAAAAGATTCGGTGAATAAAAAAACAGAGAATTTAAAAGAAGAAATTAGAAAAACTTCAATATATAATAACAAACTAGGTCAGTTTTTCAGAAAACTATACAATTTTATATATGAACACCTTTTAAAACATAAATATATGATAATACCAATAGTGATATTGTTGGTATTACCACCTGGCCTTAGCATTTTACTAGGACTTGAATTTTGTAAAAATCCTGTTGACAATGTGCCTACAATAATAGTTAATCATGACAATTCATCTACAATACAAAGTCTTATTCAGATGATAGAAGATAATGATGTTTTTGATGTTGTTATTCATAGTAATGATGATGATGATATAGAAAAGTATATTGACAACGGAACTGCAATGGCAGGTTTGATTATTCCAGAAGATTTTTCTGACAACCTATTAAATGGAAAAGAAGCAACTATATTATCATTTGTTGATGGAAGTGTAACATCACCATCTAGTGCAGCAAAAGGTGCTATATCTGAAACATTGGGAACACTTAAAAGTGGATATCTAATGAAGCTTGCAGAGGGGAAATTTGGAATGACACCACAAAATGCTCAGAATTTAATTTCACCTATGGGATATAATTATAGATTTTTAGGAAATCCAACTAAGAATATGTCCATATTTATGATGGAGGGAATTGTATTGAACTGTATGCAGATAGCAGTTGCTATTGCTAGTTCTTTTATTAGTGAAAAGAAAAATTATATCAAACTTATAGGAAAAGGAACTATCATTGGTTTACTGGGTGCCTTATCATCATTAATTTGTATGTACACACAAATTAAATATTTTAATATTCCTTACAGAGGAACTGTTTTGGGTGGAGTATTACTTACTCTTTTATGTAATTTAGGGTGGGCTTTTTTTGGAATAATAATTAATTATAGTAAAAAAGGAAATAAAGTAGAGGCGGCTTCTTCATGTGGTATTGTATCAATGACTATGCTATTTTCAGGATATACATTTCCAGTCCTTGCAATGCCACAATTCTTTTCGAAGATTGCGAACTTTATGCCAAATACTCATTTTATAACACCTCTAAGAGATATATCTTTATTGGGCTTTACATATAGTGATGTTTTACCACATGTGAGCTGGCTTTTAAAATTTGTTCTGTTAATGTTTGTTTTAGTAACGTTGCAGTTTATATTAAGTAAAATGCCTAAAAGAGAAAAGAAATTAAAAGATAAGGATAAAAAAAAGATTATTGAAGATATACATGAAATAGATTCAAATAATGGACAACTTATAAAAGTCAATAATAAAGGAGGGGTACAATGA
- a CDS encoding ABC transporter permease, which yields MNYFKLGVKKFLSILKEESSRLIGVIVSPLITLFLLSYVWSNVYVENIPFGIVDLDNTSLSRTVIEQLSNCPSLKVDHFFDSESDLEQAVKARTVHGGIIIPQNFSKDVSMKKSPKAEIIVDGTNMLIGGNALSGAASVMGTLSAGTELKMLQGNGMYPSVAKTAIGTFSYVQRILYDPQGSYIRNMSYTVVPLVIQMAFLCEFFIPMFIKKKKDFATMKIRSKEFIFSLLDIIIRIALFALVVITATFIGLCLIKRFYSLPMKGELWIYAVLMIAFFFNLIGFGLVFASILSKMDYFVFVYTVCSTPFMMTSGVAYPFYMMPAGVEFFIKFISPLAQVAVPLKNLNLKGVGWDIILPYLKESIGYSLFWIPIGLIMYIISVIITKYKITKSSEYIDSEDDMNIQTIQ from the coding sequence ATGAACTATTTTAAATTAGGAGTGAAAAAATTTTTATCCATTTTAAAAGAAGAATCAAGCCGTCTAATAGGAGTAATTGTATCACCTTTAATTACATTGTTTCTATTATCTTATGTTTGGAGTAATGTATACGTAGAAAATATTCCTTTTGGTATAGTTGATTTAGATAATACTTCTTTATCACGAACAGTAATTGAACAGTTATCAAATTGTCCGTCGTTAAAGGTAGATCATTTTTTTGATTCAGAATCTGACCTAGAACAAGCTGTTAAAGCGAGAACTGTTCATGGAGGTATAATAATACCACAAAATTTTAGTAAAGATGTTAGTATGAAAAAATCCCCTAAAGCAGAGATAATAGTCGATGGAACTAACATGCTTATTGGAGGAAATGCATTAAGCGGTGCAGCATCTGTTATGGGAACTTTAAGTGCCGGAACAGAACTTAAAATGCTTCAAGGAAATGGAATGTATCCATCGGTAGCTAAAACGGCTATTGGAACATTTTCATATGTACAGCGTATATTATATGATCCTCAGGGAAGCTATATTAGGAACATGTCATATACAGTTGTTCCTCTTGTAATTCAAATGGCCTTTTTATGTGAATTTTTCATACCCATGTTCATAAAGAAGAAAAAAGATTTTGCAACAATGAAAATACGTTCAAAAGAATTTATATTTAGTCTTCTAGATATAATTATAAGAATAGCATTATTTGCTTTAGTAGTAATCACAGCAACATTTATTGGATTATGTTTAATAAAAAGATTTTATTCGCTACCAATGAAAGGAGAACTTTGGATATATGCAGTGTTAATGATAGCATTTTTCTTTAATCTCATTGGATTTGGACTTGTATTTGCGTCCATATTAAGTAAAATGGATTATTTTGTTTTTGTATATACCGTATGCTCAACCCCTTTTATGATGACATCTGGTGTGGCATATCCGTTTTATATGATGCCAGCTGGTGTTGAATTCTTTATTAAGTTTATATCACCACTTGCACAGGTAGCAGTACCTTTAAAGAATCTTAATTTAAAAGGCGTTGGATGGGATATAATACTTCCGTACTTAAAAGAAAGTATTGGATACTCGCTATTTTGGATACCTATAGGATTGATTATGTATATTATAAGTGTGATTATTACAAAATATAAAATCACAAAGTCTTCAGAATATATAGATTCTGAAGATGACATGAATATTCAAACAATTCAATAA
- the pepV gene encoding dipeptidase PepV — protein sequence MYKKQIEEYFEKNKEQILNDICDQIRIKSDRGEAKENMPYGEGPAKALEAALKLAESMGFKTKNYDNYVGTVDFSDKEKGLDILAHLDVVPAGDEWTVTQPYEPVIKDGKIYGRGSSDDKGPAIVALYALKAVKDMNIPLSKNVRLILGTDEECGSSDIEHYYAVEKEAPMTFSPDAEFPLINIEKGRLAAEFTSEYAEDKALPRVIRVNGGVKANVVPDKASAEVEGFTLDVVSDLCKKAEEKTGVRFSVTEDGSVITINAKGKGAHASTPENGDNAITAIIELLTSMPCAKSEGFERLCAVNKLFPHNDHVGAGCGVNMSDELSGSLSMAFTIFEYNTTSLKGTFDSRSPICANDENLTEALRKNMADVKIVLGTEESDKLNPAHHVSSDSDFVRTLLKCYEDYSGQKGECLAIGGGTYVHHLENGVAFGCSMPGTDNNMHGNDEFAVIDELMLSGKIFTQAIIDLCK from the coding sequence ATGTATAAAAAACAAATTGAAGAGTACTTTGAAAAAAATAAAGAACAAATACTTAATGATATATGTGATCAAATAAGAATAAAAAGTGACAGAGGTGAAGCAAAAGAAAATATGCCTTATGGTGAAGGTCCAGCTAAAGCTCTTGAAGCTGCTTTAAAGTTAGCAGAAAGCATGGGATTTAAAACTAAAAATTATGATAATTATGTTGGAACTGTTGATTTTAGTGATAAGGAAAAAGGACTTGATATACTAGCACATTTAGATGTTGTCCCAGCTGGAGATGAATGGACAGTAACTCAGCCTTATGAACCAGTAATTAAAGATGGAAAAATATATGGTAGAGGAAGTTCAGATGATAAAGGTCCAGCTATAGTTGCATTGTATGCATTAAAAGCTGTTAAGGATATGAATATTCCATTAAGTAAAAATGTAAGATTAATATTAGGTACAGATGAAGAATGTGGAAGTTCTGATATTGAACATTACTATGCAGTAGAAAAAGAAGCTCCAATGACATTTTCACCTGATGCTGAATTCCCATTAATAAATATAGAAAAAGGTCGTTTAGCAGCAGAATTTACAAGTGAATATGCTGAAGATAAGGCACTGCCAAGAGTTATAAGAGTAAATGGTGGAGTAAAGGCTAATGTTGTTCCAGATAAGGCTTCTGCAGAAGTTGAAGGTTTCACTTTAGATGTTGTTTCAGACTTATGCAAGAAAGCAGAAGAAAAAACTGGTGTTAGATTTAGTGTTACAGAAGATGGTTCTGTAATAACAATAAATGCAAAAGGTAAAGGAGCACATGCTTCAACACCTGAAAATGGAGACAATGCAATTACAGCAATAATTGAATTATTAACTTCAATGCCATGTGCTAAGAGTGAAGGATTTGAAAGATTATGTGCTGTCAACAAATTGTTCCCACATAATGACCATGTTGGTGCAGGATGTGGAGTTAACATGAGTGACGAGTTAAGTGGAAGCTTAAGTATGGCATTTACTATTTTTGAATATAATACTACATCTTTAAAGGGAACTTTTGATTCAAGATCACCAATATGTGCAAATGATGAAAATTTAACTGAAGCTTTAAGAAAGAATATGGCAGATGTTAAGATTGTATTAGGAACTGAAGAATCTGATAAATTAAATCCAGCACATCATGTAAGCAGTGATTCTGATTTTGTACGTACATTACTAAAATGCTATGAAGATTATAGCGGACAAAAGGGAGAATGCCTTGCAATCGGTGGAGGAACTTATGTACATCATTTAGAAAATGGAGTAGCATTTGGATGTTCAATGCCAGGTACTGATAATAACATGCATGGAAATGATGAATTTGCTGTTATTGACGAATTAATGCTTAGTGGAAAGATATTTACACAAGCAATAATTGATTTATGCAAATAA
- a CDS encoding N-acetylmuramoyl-L-alanine amidase family protein, protein MIRKNLFRGIPFCLALGLMITPVISAHAEAYGTGLTKSAIKDEIDPGFMIKPEIFVNNKELNSEDVKILNSEAYLPLEKVAFSMGDRLEGSYEDAYMLRKSDKMINMDIKNNKYRVNGIESNVKFEVVDNTVYVPIRFLSDVLGYNMGYEGNCIYIGEGSEQYNENANGEVNVNLSGDHLIDDAMMLNPEIYINSDKYPDFGVKVYDGKVYLPLETVTLKMGDRLEGDISTEYYLRKNNMMLVINFAENTYILNGTKHESKMITLGGQVYASLDFYKDVLNYSIKEDGNSFYIGEIKDKEVLPNTVSGGRWISENGNWYYSNGESRVTGWIRDNNNWYYLKADGIMATGWVKDAGKWYLLNNNGAMETGWVVDNNNAYYLNKDGSMASGTTVDGFMLADSGVAISLY, encoded by the coding sequence ATGATAAGAAAAAATTTATTTAGAGGAATACCATTTTGTTTAGCTTTAGGTTTAATGATTACACCAGTTATATCTGCTCATGCAGAAGCGTATGGAACTGGATTAACAAAATCAGCTATAAAAGATGAAATAGATCCAGGTTTCATGATTAAGCCTGAAATATTTGTTAATAATAAGGAATTGAATTCAGAGGATGTTAAAATATTAAATAGTGAAGCATATCTTCCATTAGAAAAAGTTGCTTTTAGCATGGGAGATAGACTAGAAGGCTCATATGAAGATGCATACATGCTTAGAAAAAGTGATAAAATGATAAATATGGACATAAAAAACAATAAATACAGAGTGAATGGTATAGAAAGTAATGTGAAATTTGAAGTTGTAGATAATACAGTATATGTACCGATTAGATTTTTAAGCGATGTTTTAGGATATAATATGGGATACGAAGGAAACTGTATTTATATAGGCGAAGGATCAGAACAATATAATGAAAATGCTAATGGAGAAGTAAATGTTAATTTGTCAGGAGATCATTTAATAGATGATGCTATGATGCTTAATCCAGAAATATATATTAACTCTGATAAATATCCAGACTTTGGTGTAAAAGTATATGATGGAAAAGTGTATTTACCACTAGAAACTGTAACTTTAAAAATGGGAGATAGACTTGAAGGTGATATATCAACTGAGTATTATTTAAGAAAAAATAATATGATGCTTGTAATAAATTTTGCAGAAAATACTTATATATTAAATGGTACAAAACATGAAAGTAAAATGATAACTTTAGGTGGACAAGTTTATGCATCCTTAGATTTCTATAAGGACGTATTAAATTACTCAATTAAGGAAGATGGAAATTCATTTTATATAGGTGAAATTAAAGATAAAGAAGTGTTACCTAATACTGTATCAGGCGGAAGATGGATTTCTGAAAATGGAAATTGGTACTATTCAAATGGCGAAAGCAGAGTTACTGGATGGATTAGAGATAATAATAACTGGTACTATTTAAAAGCTGATGGAATAATGGCTACTGGATGGGTTAAGGATGCTGGTAAGTGGTATTTGTTAAACAATAATGGTGCAATGGAAACAGGTTGGGTTGTAGATAATAACAATGCATATTATTTAAATAAAGATGGTTCTATGGCAAGTGGAACTACTGTTGATGGATTTATGTTAGCTGATAGTGGTGTGGCAATATCACTTTACTAA
- a CDS encoding cation-translocating P-type ATPase, whose protein sequence is MNNFFSKTTDECLKELNSSMEGLSKEKCTDLLNSVGENILNEKEKKSIWSVFIEQFKDFLVIILIAAAIISALTGNLESTIVIIAVILINAVLGTVQYVKAEQSLDSLKALSAPNAKVIRDDKKVEIASKDVVPGDILLLEAGDLVVADGRILENYSLKVNESSLTGESEAVEKTQDIINKTEVALGDQKNMVFSSSLVTYGRATVLVTKTGMNTELGKIASLMEETQEKATPLQVSLDEFSKKLAIGIIGICALVFFLSMYRGTPLLDSLMFAVALAVAAIPEALSSIVTIVLAIGTQSMAKENAIIKKLKAVEGLGCVSVICSDKTGTLTQNKMTVKKIFVDNKTIDSENININDELESFLLNSSILCSDAVSVDGNEIGDPTEVALTNLGHKFSINEIECRKTYPRLREIPFDSDRKLMSTLHNINGKYLMITKGALDVLLERTVNIKTSSGIREFTKEDADNINAANKNLSTQGLRVLAFAYKETAEDKELNLDDENDFTFLGLISMIDPPREESKAAVADCIKASIKPIMITGDHKITASAIAKEIGILQKDDIAMEGLELDKMSEDELNASLEHISVYARVSPEHKIRIVKAWQNKGKIVAMTGDGVNDAPALKQADIGIAMGITGTEVSKDAASMILTDDNFATIVKSITNGRNIYSNIKNSIKFLLSGNMSGILSVLYASIFALPAPFAPVHLLFINLITDSLPAIAIGMEKSKKDVLKDKPRNAKESILTKDFIISITLQGLVIGLFTMIAYHIGLSKGSVGTAMTMAFATLCIARLFHGFNCRGKKSIFSIGLFSNRFSWMAFGIGIVLVNAVLLVPGLQGLFEVTPLALNDIVTIHVLAFMPTVAIQLTKLIREFVEKRK, encoded by the coding sequence ATGAACAACTTTTTTAGTAAGACCACAGATGAATGTTTAAAAGAATTGAATTCATCTATGGAGGGTCTGTCGAAAGAAAAATGTACTGATCTTTTGAATTCAGTGGGAGAAAATATTTTAAATGAAAAGGAGAAGAAAAGTATATGGTCTGTATTTATTGAGCAATTTAAAGATTTTTTGGTTATTATACTAATAGCAGCCGCTATTATTTCAGCATTGACTGGAAACTTGGAAAGTACAATTGTTATTATAGCAGTAATTTTAATAAACGCAGTATTAGGTACAGTTCAATATGTTAAAGCAGAACAATCACTTGATAGTTTAAAAGCATTATCAGCACCTAATGCAAAAGTCATAAGAGATGATAAAAAGGTAGAAATAGCATCAAAGGACGTTGTGCCTGGAGATATTCTTCTTCTTGAGGCAGGAGATTTAGTTGTTGCAGATGGAAGAATTTTAGAAAATTATTCACTTAAAGTTAATGAAAGTTCTTTAACAGGAGAATCTGAAGCAGTTGAAAAAACTCAAGATATTATAAATAAAACTGAAGTAGCTCTTGGAGATCAAAAAAACATGGTATTTTCAAGTTCGTTAGTTACATATGGAAGAGCTACTGTTTTAGTTACTAAAACAGGGATGAATACAGAGCTTGGAAAGATAGCTTCTTTAATGGAAGAAACTCAAGAAAAAGCTACACCTCTTCAAGTATCTTTAGATGAATTTTCAAAAAAATTGGCAATTGGAATTATAGGTATATGTGCGTTGGTATTTTTCTTAAGTATGTATAGAGGAACTCCACTTTTAGACTCATTAATGTTTGCTGTAGCTTTAGCAGTAGCCGCTATACCAGAAGCATTAAGTTCAATAGTTACAATTGTTCTTGCAATAGGAACTCAATCAATGGCAAAAGAAAATGCAATTATTAAGAAGCTTAAAGCCGTTGAAGGTCTTGGATGTGTATCTGTAATATGTTCAGATAAAACAGGAACATTAACTCAAAATAAAATGACTGTAAAAAAGATTTTTGTTGATAATAAGACAATTGATAGTGAAAATATTAATATAAATGATGAGTTAGAAAGCTTTTTGTTAAATAGTTCTATTCTTTGTAGTGATGCTGTTTCAGTAGATGGCAATGAAATTGGTGATCCAACTGAAGTAGCTTTAACAAACTTAGGACATAAATTCTCAATAAATGAAATAGAATGTAGAAAAACTTATCCAAGACTTAGAGAAATTCCATTTGATTCTGATAGAAAATTAATGAGTACTCTTCATAATATAAATGGAAAATACTTAATGATAACTAAGGGTGCTTTAGATGTGCTTTTAGAAAGAACAGTAAATATAAAGACTTCGTCTGGTATAAGAGAATTTACAAAGGAAGATGCAGATAATATAAATGCTGCTAACAAAAATTTATCGACACAAGGACTTAGAGTGCTTGCATTTGCATATAAAGAAACAGCAGAAGATAAAGAACTTAATTTAGATGATGAAAATGATTTTACTTTCCTTGGACTTATTTCAATGATTGATCCTCCAAGAGAAGAATCTAAAGCTGCTGTTGCTGATTGTATAAAGGCTTCAATAAAACCTATCATGATTACAGGAGATCATAAAATAACAGCATCTGCCATTGCAAAAGAAATTGGAATTTTGCAAAAAGATGATATAGCTATGGAAGGATTAGAACTTGATAAAATGTCTGAAGATGAACTGAACGCATCATTAGAACATATATCAGTTTATGCTAGAGTATCTCCAGAACATAAGATAAGAATAGTAAAGGCATGGCAGAATAAAGGTAAAATTGTTGCTATGACTGGTGATGGTGTTAATGATGCTCCAGCACTTAAGCAGGCAGATATCGGTATAGCTATGGGTATTACTGGAACAGAAGTATCAAAAGATGCTGCATCTATGATATTAACTGATGATAATTTTGCTACAATAGTAAAATCAATTACTAATGGAAGAAATATATACTCAAATATTAAGAATTCAATCAAATTCTTATTATCAGGTAATATGTCTGGAATATTAAGTGTTCTTTATGCTTCAATATTTGCACTTCCAGCTCCATTTGCACCAGTCCACTTATTATTTATAAATTTAATTACAGACAGTCTTCCTGCAATTGCAATAGGTATGGAAAAATCAAAAAAGGATGTACTTAAAGACAAACCAAGAAATGCCAAAGAATCAATACTTACTAAAGACTTTATAATAAGTATTACACTTCAAGGATTAGTTATTGGATTATTTACAATGATAGCTTATCATATTGGATTATCAAAGGGTTCTGTTGGAACTGCTATGACAATGGCTTTTGCTACTTTATGTATTGCAAGATTATTCCACGGATTTAACTGTAGAGGGAAAAAATCAATATTTTCTATTGGACTTTTCTCTAATAGATTCAGCTGGATGGCTTTTGGTATAGGTATAGTTTTAGTAAATGCTGTACTTCTTGTACCAGGACTTCAAGGATTATTTGAAGTTACTCCATTAGCTCTAAATGATATAGTTACAATTCACGTACTTGCATTTATGCCTACTGTAGCAATTCAATTAACTAAGTTAATAAGAGAATTTGTAGAAAAAAGAAAATAA